From Sceloporus undulatus isolate JIND9_A2432 ecotype Alabama chromosome 6, SceUnd_v1.1, whole genome shotgun sequence, one genomic window encodes:
- the LOC121934182 gene encoding lysoplasmalogenase-like, giving the protein MTGNLLIKLLPFLISCIVYFALKLPEPSALAALVKCFPTLYLAFLVAIQSHSAGAWTPYSRRVFQGLLLSAVGDACLVWPQLFLPGLAAFAACHISYILAFGLTPFRPLVFVVAVGAVFVAYIYLVMPCLNGISLWAETASKVPLSMMAWRALSHPGRQLSTSFGSLLFFASDLFYGIETFCSFLPHSRFLIMSTYYTAQALFTFSVASQKAFRKES; this is encoded by the exons ATG ACTGGGAATCTGCTAATCAAGCTGCTGCCTTTCTTGATCTCCTGCATCGTCTATTTTGCACTCAAGCTTCCTGAACCCAGTGCCCTTGCTGCCCTTGTCAAGTGCTTTCCGACCCTCTACTtggctttccttgtggccatacAATCCCATAGTGCCGGCGCCTGGACACCATACTCCCGGAGGGTCTTCCAAGGCCTCCTGCTCTCAGCTGTGGGAGATGCCTGCCTGGTGTGGCCTCAGCTTTTTCTTCCAG GACTGGCTGCCTTTGCTGCATGTCACATCTCCTACATCTTGGCATTTGGCCTGACTCCCTTTCGGCCCCTCGTCTTCGTCGTCGCCGTGGGGGCTGTGTTTGTGGCTTACATCTACCTGGTGATGCCCTGCTTGAATGGCATCTCTCTATGGGCTGAGACAGCCTCCAAAGTCCCACTCAGCATGATGGCCTGGAGGGCACTGTCTCACCCTGGACGCCAGCTGAGCACGTCCTTTggcagcctcctcttctttgcCTCTGATCTCTTTTATGGCATTGAAACGTTCTGCTCCTTCCTACCTCACTCTCGCTTCCTCATCATGTCCACTTACTACACCGCCCAGGCCTTGTTTACATTTTCTGTGGCCTCCCAGAAAGCTTTCAGAAAGGAGAGCTGA